From the genome of Candidatus Dadabacteria bacterium:
TGAATGTCCCTCGCCAGACAATCCGGCACTGATCATATCCCGAAGCACTCTTGACCGTGTCCGGGAAATAACCTTCGAGCTTAAAGAACTCTCTCCCCACGATCCCCCTCCGGGGTTTCGCATGGAGGGCTGCACAGCGGAAATATATCCGGGAGTAAGACTCGGACAAACAGAGACAGTTACGGTATGCCTGCCCCCAGCTGAAATCGAAGGGGAATCGCATATTCACCGTTACGACGGGGAATGGGAACGTCTTCCCTCACGGCTTGATGAGGTTAACGAAGAAGAACTTCTCTGCGGGGAGACAGATACATTTTCCCTGTTCGGAGTTTTTGTTCCCGTTATTGATTCAGCGGAAGGGGTTTCCCACAGTGAAGACGAAGAGGAGGGTTTCTCTCTTACTCCCCTTGGAGTGGGAGGAAGCATAGTTTACGGAAACAAATCAATAGATCTTTCCGTTACAGGGGATGTAGCGTCAGACAATCCTTCGGTGATAGTACCCCGCAATGTTCTTGACCGAGTCGAGGAGATAACCTTCGAGCTTCAGGAAGTTTCTCCTCATGATCCGCCCTCCGGGCTTCGTCTTTCGGGTTTCGCTGCGGAAGTGGATCTGGGGGTCACGCTTGGGGAGGGAGAGACAGTTACGGTGTGTCTGCCCCAAGCCGGGGGAGATATTTACCGTTACAGTGATGACCTGGGGGAGTGGGAGGTTCTTCCCTCGCTGGTTGAGACGGTTAACGGAGAGGAACTTCTTTGCGCGGAGACGGGTGGTTTTTCCCTGACTGGGGTTTTCGTAGAGGAAACGGGAGGGTGCGCTGTTGCCGCAAGCGGAGAAGGAACACTCCGGTGGCAGGAAGCCCTGTTTAACCTGCTTCTTACCATATCCGTGCTGCTGCTGATTGCGAGGCCTGGGGTTTACGGCAGAAAGCCGGCGTCTGGATGAAGCAGAGATTTCAAGTCAGTTGAGTCTGGTTTGAAAAGAGAAGAATTCCGGACAACCAGAAAACTTAAAACCCGGACTTCCTGTATTTGCTTCTTGCATTCTGCAAATTTTGCTTGGACAAAACCCGGATTTGTTTTATAATGGTTTCGTTGTATCGAAAACCCAGACTTCGGAGCAAAAACCTCTCTATTCAAGGATAAACCCCCATGGACGCAATTATTGATCTTTTTACCAAGGGCGGAATATACATTTTCCCCCTGATTTTATGTTCCATATTTGGACTTGCGATTTTTCTTCAAAAGCTTCAACTCCTTCAGAGGAAGAAGCTTCTCCCCGAAGAGTTTCTTTCAAGCCTGTACGAGACTGTCGAGACAAAGGGGCTTGAAGAGGCAAAATCCCTTTCCGCATCAAACGATTCTGCTGTAGCCAAAATGGCTCTCGCAGCCGCGCAGAACTCAGGCAAATCGAAAGAGGAAATGCATGAAGCCATTGAGGCCGCAGGAAAGAACGAGGCCCAAGGTCTTGAAAAATATATCGAGACTCTGCTCACCATAAGCAGCATAAGCACCCTTATCGGGCTTCTCGGAACAATATCGGGAATGATAAAGGTGTTTGCCGTCATATCGGAGAAGGATATAGTGGATCCGCCTTCCCTCGCAGGAGGTATCTCGGAAGCCCTCTACACAACGGCTCTCGGACTCACGATAGCAATCCCGGCGCTCATAGCCTACAAGTACACAGATGGAAAATTCAAGGAGATAATCTCCGAGCTTGAGGACGAAGGCAAGAAAATACTGGAAACTTTTTCCGCAAAGGCATCCCTATGAAATTCTCGCAAAGAAAATCAGGTAGCAGGTCCGGCATAGACATGGCTCCCATCGTGGACGTGATTTTCAACCTCCTTATTTTCTTTGCCCTTACACTCAATTTCGCCATATCAAGCGGCATAAAAGTCAACCTCCCGAAAGCAACCGGCGAAATCGTTGAGATAAAAGACGTGAACATACACATTGCCAAAGACGGGAAAGTTTACTTTAACGACATGCTTATGCGTTCCGAGAGATCTTTGAAGCGGGAGTTTGAGAAGATACCCAACAAAGACACCCTAGTAATAATAAGGGCGGATTCCCAAGCCATGCACGGCCCGGTGGTAAGCACCATGGATCTGGCAAAGACCCAGGGGTTCTCGAAAATAGCAATCGGAGTTGAGCCGAAGCGATAAAACTTCCCTGTAATCGCTTCCCCGGCAGCCTTGGCGGTAACAAATAAAATTGAATTCAACGAAAAGCGCTTTAACTTCGCTTACAGACCTGATAACAAAGTTCTTCATCCTCTGGATAATTCTGTTCTCGGCCGTAGCGTACTTTTTTCCCTCCGTTTTTCGGGATCTCGGATTCCTCATAGTGCCCATGCTCGCGGTGATAATGTTCGCTATGGGCATAACACTCAAAACAGATGACTTCAGGAGAGTCTTTTCAAGACCGCTTGAAATCCTGACAGGCGTTTTCGCCCAATACGCCGTGATGCCTCTTTTGGGCTTCCTCCTTGTCTTTGCCTTCGGCACACCCCCACTTGTCGCCGCGGGGGTCGTTCTCGTCGGTTCATGCCCCGGAGGAACGGCGTCAAACGTGATCACCTATCTGGCGAGGGGCGATCTCGCGCTTTCCGTAACGCTGACTTCGGTTTCAACGCTCCTTTGCCCGTTTTTCCTGCCAGCGCTCATGTACGTTTACGCGGGAAGATGGATAGATGTTCCGGTCGCCGATCTTTTTATCTCCGCGCTTCAGATAGTACTGCTGCCGGTCCTGCTCGGAGTGGTATTGAGGAAGCTGCTCGGAAGAAAATCAGAGGCCGTACTGCCCTTCCTGCCCTCAGTATCGTGTCTTGTTATAGCTTTTGTGGTGGGAATAGTAGTGGCTTTGAACGCGGAATCCATAAAAACCATCGGCGCAATGGTTTTCCTCATAGTAATAATTCATAACGCTCTTGGTCTCACATGCGGTTATTTTATAGCGAAGGCAATGGGTTTCGGAGAAAGCAGCGCCAGGGCTATATCCGTCGAGGTGGGAATGCAGAACTCGGGGCTCGCGGTAGCTCTTTCCCAGTTGCACTTCGGCTATCTCTCCGCCCTTCCCGCCGCGCTTTTCAGCATCTGGCATAATATCTCGGGCGCGGTTATAGCCTGGTTATGGAGAAACAAAAGGATTAATGAAGAACGATAAGAAAGAAAAACTTCCCATAAGGGGCTATCTCTTTCTGATAGCCACCGCTTTTTTCACGGCGCTTTCCTACGCAATAGGAAAGGCGCTTGAGCGAAGCGACCTTCACCCCGAAACCACCACTTTTTTCTGGTTCTTCGGAGCTTTTATAGTCGCCTTAATCCTGTTCCCCTTTCTTCGCTCGCAGAGAAAGGAACTAAGAAGAATCCGAGAGTACCGTGCCATTTTCATCTGGAGTTCCGTTATAACCTCGGCTGGGGCCGCCTTGTGGATGGTTGCGCTCTGGACGATCGGGCCGGCCCTTACCTCGTTCCTGATGAAGGCCCAGACGCTTTTCGCGCTTCTGCTCGGCATAATCTTCCTCGGTGAAAGGCTCAACAAGGGAGAAAGCGTAGGAATAGCCTTGACGGTGGCCGGCGGAGCGGTGGTCGCCTACCAGAGAGAGGATTATCTAATTTTCGGAACCGCCATGGCCCTCGGGGCCGCGTTTTTATATTCCTTTCTCTCTTTCATGGTAAAGAAGATAGCGCAGGACCTGAACATGCTGACAGTCGCGACGCTTAGAACCCTGGGAGTCTCCATAGTCCTTTTCATTTACCTAATACTCACCGGGACATTTCAGCCTCCAAGCCTAGAACAGGCGTTTGTGATGGCGTGCGGAGGTGCGTGCGGAGCGTATATAGCAAAAGGAAGCCAGTTTCACGCCATAAAGCTTCTCGACATCTCACGAACAACCGCCGTCATGCCGATGGAATCGATCTTCGTGCTGATCCTCGCGCATGTTTTCTTCGACGACCTGCCGTCGATTACCAAACTTCTCGGCGGAGCGTCAATAATCGTCGGGGTCGTCTTCCTCGTGCTTTTCCGGGGACAGAAAAACGATATCCTCGGCAAGTGAATCCTAGCTGGAACCGGAGAAATCCGTTCTGAGTTCCCTTCTCATCCGATGCCTCTGCTCGGCCAGTTCAACAAGCATCTCGAGCATCTCCCCGACGCAAAGCCCGCTTGCCTCCCAGAGTTTCGGGTACATGCTTATCGGAGTAAACCCGGGAATTGTGTTTATCTCGCTTACAAACACCTGGTCCGTATCAGCGTCAACCAGAAAATCCACCCTCGCCATACCGGTACAGCAAAGAGCAGTATAGGAAGCAAGAGCGAGAGTTCTGACCCTCTCCTGAGTCTCGGGGTCAAGGTCGCATGGAATCCGGAATTGCGTTGACTCGTCGTGGTACTTCTTTTGGTAATCGTAAAAGCCCCCTTCCACGACCAGCTCTCCCGGAACCGACGCCTGCGGGTCCTGATTCCCTATTACGCTTACCTCAATTTCTCTTAGATTCTTCACGGCCCTCTCAACGATCACCCTCTCAGAAAAATCAAAAGAAGCCTCCACCGCTTCGGCAATTGCCTCAGGAGAATTCACCCTTGAAACCCCCACGCTTGAACCCAGGTTTGAGGATTTAACAAAGCAGGGAAATCCTATTTCGTCTTCTATGCGGCGGAGAACTGCTTCCTTATCGTTTTGCCAGTCGGTTCCTGAAAAACCGAAAAACGGGACAACCGGGATACCGTTATCCCTGAGGATTGCCTTTGAGACTATCTTGTCAATGCAAAGCGAAGACCCAAGCAGGTCCACTCCCACGCAGGGAACACCCATAAGATCGATAAGACCCTGTACCGATCCGTCCTCGCCGAAGGTTCCGTGAAGAACGGGGAAAACGGCGTCCACGGAAAAAATCTCCTTTATCTCTCCGTTGACTATTTCAGCGAAACGACCGGGGGGAGAGCCGTAGAGCATGGGGACGATCTCGGAGTCGGGAACCACGGCCGGAGGATGCCCCTCCTGCCAATTATCAAGAACGGCCCTCTGCCATCTGCCATCCTTCGAGATTAAAACCGGCAGCAGAGAAAATTTTGAAGGATCAAGGTTGCTGATGATAAATTTTGATGAAACGAGCGACACTTCATGCTCAACCGAAACACCGCCGAAAAGAACCACTATCGTTTTTCTGCTCAAGTTGTAACCCCCGACATGCTTAAGGAAAAGATTTCATGGAAAACTCTGAAAAATAACAACCCGCAAAATCCCGTTCTTACCAGTTATTACTAAATTTTCCATAACATACTTTGACTATTGAAACTATGTGGTTAGAATTATTGTACAAATAACTTACGGAAAAATAAACCGAAAGTCCCTCCGCGGAATATTATCGTCCCACCTTTTGACTTAAGAATCACAGTAGTTAAGATGGACGGGATTTCCGCAGAGAAAATCAACATGAACTTAACAGTCATACTTAGTATTCTCCTCGCCGTTTTTTTCCCGTGGGCATCCGTCACCGCCTCAAGCCTGACGCAACTCCCTGAGCAGTTCCAAGAGGCACAGGCAAAGTCCGCCGAGCTAACCGAAGAAGCCTCAGAAGCTGAACCTGCAGACACTTTGCGGAATCCCGAGGACAAAAGCAAAAAAGCTGAGGAAACCGCAAAAACAGATACGGATCCTGCAGCCCAATCACCCCTTAGTTCTGACGAACAAGGCCCACAGGCCCAGCAGACAGAGCCTGGAACCGAAGAAATCTCAGAGGACGAACCCACAGACGCTTTGCAGGCCTACGAAGACATAAAATTCGAGATAAAAAGAAACTCAAAGGTTGATCGCTATATCCGACGGTTCTCAGGAAAAGGAAAAAGAAATTTCGCCGTGATTCTCAAACGCTCCGGGAAATACCTTCCGGAGATAAAGGAAATGCTTCGCTCCGAAGGTGTTCCCCAGGAGATTGCGTATCTGCCTATTATAGAAAGCGGGTTTAACCCACGCGCCGTTTCAAAAAAAAACGCTGTTGGGCTATGGCAATTCATAAGGCCGACCGGACTTAAATACGGACTGAAAATAAACTACTGGGTAGACGAGAGAATGCACGCCGAGAAATCGACCTTGGCGGCAGCCAGATATCTAAGGAAGTTGTATGAGGAATTCGGTTCATGGGAACTTGCCCTCGCCGCCTACAACTGCGGAGAGAAGAGAGTGGCGAAGGCTATCAGGAGAACAGGTTCAACCGATTTCTGGACAGTATCAAGAAGGCTTCCCAGGGAAACAAGAAACTACGTGCCGAAATTCAACGCCGCTTTGATAATAGCCAAGAACCCTGAGAAATACGGTTTCAGGATTACGGAAACGGGGAGAGACTACGAAGCCGTGAGCGTTCCACCCAGAAAAAGTATTGCGGAAATCGCCAACCTCCTTGACATGGGATACAAGGAGATTTCCAATTACAACCCTTCGCTCGTCGGACTTTCCACTCCCCCCGGAAAGAGCTATAAGCTCAAGGTTCCCAAAGGTTACGGAGAAAAACTCCTTGCCGTTAAAAGCGAAGTGGAGACCCTGAAGGACGTTAAGACTCCTTTCAGGACAAGGCCGGTAAGATACACCGTAAAGACTGACGACAGCCTCTGGAAGATAGCCAGGAAGTTCGGAACGTCTGTCGAGAAACTCAAGTACGCAAACGATCTCTCGGGTACGATCATACGCCCCGGCCAGAGGCTTAAGATACCCGCAAGAGGAAACGTCATATACGTAAAGCACAAAATCCGCCCCGGGGAAAATATTTACGTTCTGGCAAAAAGATACGGAACTTCAATCGACGAGATAAAAAGGGCTAACAACCTCAAGGGCTCCCTTATAATAGCGGGGAAAACCCTTTCCATTCCACAGAGGCTTTTCCACTCTTACGTGCCGCAGGACGTTCCGAAGAAGGTGCACCACAAGATAATCCCCGGCGACACGCTGAGCGAGCTGGCGCTTCGTTACAGGGTGTCGGTTTCCCAGATCAAGAGGTGGAACAACATGTCTTCAACCATGCTGATCGCCGGAAGAAACCTCGTCATCTACAAATAAATCCCGGATGCTGACAGTACGGTCAATAAGAGAAGACCTTCCGCACAAAGCCCCGGAAATAAGAAAGAAACTCGGGGAATTTGAGAATATTATCAAAAACGCCTCCGAAGAAGCAATCTTCGAAGAACTCGTCTTCTGCATATTCACGGCCGGAACGAGCGCCAAGATGGGACTGAGCGCGCTTAGTGCCGTAAGAAGCATACTCCCGAGGGCAAGCGAGGACGAACTGAGGGCAAGACTGCAGGGAGTTTACAGATTCCCAAACGTGCGCTCAAAACACGTGATCCACACAAGAGACTATTTGGCCAGCAGATACGGACTCAGACTAAGACCGCTTCTTCTTTCCTTTGAAGATCCGGCAGAGCGAAGAGACTTTTTCGCGCTCAACAAGGATATAAAGGGGCTCGGTTTCAAGGAAGCAAGCCATTTTCTAAGAAATGTTGGTTTTCGCGGCTACGCAATTCTTGACAAGCACATACTCCAGTGTCTCTTCGAGCTAGGTATAACGGAATCTCCGCGGGCACCGCACTCAAGGTCAAAATACATTGAGATTGAGAACAAGTTTAAGAAATTCACGGAGAAAAACGGATTTGATTTCGATGAAATGGATCTGTTTCTGTGGAGCGAGAAAACAGGCGAAATACTGAAATGACGCCTCGGAAAACAGGGTCCCTCGGATGACGGAAGAAGAAAGACTGGAGCTTCTGGAACTCTACGAGCTTAAAAAAGAAGAGATACAGGACCGGCTTCTGGAATTCAAGCAGGCTTTTCGGGAGGCTGACGACCGCCAGATCTTCCGTGAACTTTCATTCTGCATACTGAGTTCCGGGATCGGCCCCAAAATAGCAGGCCAATGCATGAGCGCCATAGGAGAGAAGCTCGTGGACGGAGAAGAAGACGAACTGCTGGAACGTATTGGAGCAATTCACAAATATGCCGAGAACGCATCCCGCTATATCGTTTTCACCAGAGAATATCTCAGGGAAGAACACGGATTTCTTTTGAAATCACTTGTCAGTTCTTTTGAAGACAGGGTGGAAAGAAGAGATTTCTTCGCGAAGAATCCGGGGATAAAAGGACTCGGATACATGCAGGCAAGCCATTTTCTGAGGAATCTGGGATTCTCAGGCTATGCGATTCTTGACCGAAACAATCTGGCATCCCTTTTCGAACTGGGGATCATAGGCGAAACGAAGTATCCCCTGACGAAAAAAAGATACCTTGAAACCGAAAACCTTATGACGGAAGCCTCTCGCGAACTGGGAATCAGTCTTGATGAGCTTGATCTGCTTCTCTGGTCAAGGAAAAGAAAATACGTTCCGAGATAAGGTCACCCGGAGTCATGCTTTATGAAGACCTCGGCCCAAAGCGGCGCGAATCCGTCTGTGGTGTCGTGAAAAGCCCCCCTGTACCTGTTAAGGCCCATTATGCCGTCTGTGTAGTCCTTGTAGGACGTCTGGCTCATGTGCGCCTCAATCGCCTGGCGCTTGCGGTCGGCAAAAGACGTTATATCCTCGATCCGGTCGTATGAAGGAAAAGGCGTCCACACCTCATAGAACCAGCATTCACACTCAAAAGGGCTTTCCCCAAGCGCCGCGTCGAGACAATCAAGCGTCAGGCGGGAAACCGTCCTGTGGGTTCTGTGCTTGTCAATTTCCGGATGCGGGAGGTATATCTCCCCCGGGCGGAGATTTGTTATTATTTCCGCCATTCTGGAACTGAATTCACGCTTGTTCGAATCGGACTCCATGTCGGAGAACCCTAGAAGAGAAACCTTCACTCCGAGTATCTCTGAGGATGTCCTAACTTCCCGTTCCCTTGTCTGCACAAGCTCTTCTTGCGAGATACCAAGGGGATTCGCACTTCTCCTTCCATCCGTAACGACAAAGGAAACCACGTCAACACCTTTTTCCAGAAGCAGGCAGGCAGTTCCTCCCATGCCTATTTCAAGGTCATCCGGGTGCGGAGAAACTATAAGGGCTTTTGTCTCTTGCATATCGGTCCTTCTCAGTGAAAAGAGTACCGGAATCTAAATTACACCGTGAACTCAAATTAGGAAAATACCAATAATGCCCTGTTGCGCGTTTTGTCGAGAAAGCAAAGAAGGAAATTCAAAAATGGAATCGAGCAGGCAATGGATAAAACGGCAGAGGTGAAAACAGACTATCAGATCGCCGCTTGATTATGCTCCTGTACACCAGATTTGACTATGTCTCCAAACGCATCCCTAAAAGTAGGTCTGAACCTGCGCTCTTACCATCGACTCATCAGACTCTGCGCCAACGAGATCCTCTTCCCTCTGGAACGTGTAGTCAAGCTGCACTTTCCACTTGTGATTGCCGCTCAGGTAGTAGCTAAGCCCCTGGGTAAACGTCCATACGTTGTCAAGGTCATTTCCTCCGAGAACGCTGGCACTATCGTCAAAGATGACCATCGCGTACCTCGATGCAAGCTCAATCTTTTTCGGAAGGAGGAAGAAACCGCCCTGAACCCTGAAACCTTGATCATAGGCAGTATCTACTCCACCCTCATCGGGATTGGCCCACCTTCCTACATACTCTCCGGTAAGATTGAACCTTGGATCCCTGTAGTTTATATCCGCCGTAAAGGAGGTGACTGTACCGCTCTCAAGCGCTCTCTCTCCGGATGGAATTCCTATATTGCCATCATTGCCGTCCTCAACATCTATGCCCGCAACAGCGGCTGCAACCATGAGCGTCGGCCTCTTGGCAAAATTCTCTTTTACACTTCTGGCTTTCCCGCCGATAATGGCCGCCTGAACCCTTCCTGCCCAGAGCATTCCGGTGTCACCCTTGTCGTTTTTCTGGTTCGCAACTTCGCCTTGGAAAACGCCCGCATCATAGCGGATCATGCCGTCGCCGAGGAAACCGTAAACACCACCACCGATATCCCTGCCATACCCAAAGTAATCGTCTATGATCGAGGTTCCCACAAGCTGCAGGGCGGTAATTGAGGTAAGAAACTCTCTGCTAAACGGAACCTTGTACTGGCCTATCGTGGGAACAAAAGCCTTGTTCTTGGCAAACGAAAGCCTCATATCCTTTAGCCCGCCCCCTGCGAGATCATACTGAACCGTGTATTTCATCCAGGGAGCGAAAGCGTTACCGTCCCAGATCAACCAGAGGCTTCTTACACTGAAACCGAAACCCTCTTCGTCAGCGTCAGGATCTGTGTAGTTGGCCAGAAACTGTCCAAAAAAGCGCATCCTGAGCTTGTAGTTGCTGTCCGCGGTCTGGAAAGTAAGACCCGCGCCTTTTTTGGTCTTGACCTTTATCTTGTTGTACCAAGCCTTGGAGTCTTTCACCGTGGCCTCGTACTCCTTCATGTTCATCTGCTGCTCAAGCCTTTCTATCTGCTTCTTAAGGTCCTCTATCTGCTCCTTTATGCTCTGGTCGCCGTCGGCTTGGGCGGGAAGTGACATAAAGGTAAACAGCGTCATTAAAGAAACAGCTAAAACTGCTAAAATCCTCATCTTACGTCCTCCTCTGAGTTATATCCAAATCTGGTGTACGGAGGGTTTGAAAAAAAAGCGGCATATCCGATTGATTTGAATTCACTCAAACTAATCAACAGGAGGATACACCTCCATGGGCAGAAAGAATAAAGTTTTTGGGGCGAAAGGTCAAAAAGAAACGATTGATCCGTTGAGAGGGCTTTCCGCTAGATCTATTCCCTGTTCTGGACAGAAATACGCGGACCAGAGGTTGCCTGCTGGCCAAGTACATATATAATTTTCGCTCGACTGCTTTATCAAATTTTCCCCAAAGGAACGATCAATGGAGTACGAAGCGGTAATCGGTCTCGAAGTACACGCACAACTTGCCACTGAATCCAAGATATTTTCTTCTTCCTCGACGAAATTCGGAAGTCCCCCCAACTCCCAGGTGAATCCGGTCTGTCTGGGAATGCCGGGGGTGTTGCCGGTTTTTAACGAAAGGGTTCTTGAATACGCCATAAAGGCCGGTCTTGCGACCAACTGCGAAATCGCCCAGAAATCCAGATTCGCAAGGAAGAACTACTTCTACCCGGATCTTCCGAAGGGATACCAGATTTCGCAGTACGACGAACCGCTTTGCCTCAGAGGACATCTCGAGATAGATTTGGGGGACGGCAAAAAAAAGATCAGGATAACCCGAATACACCTGGAAGAAGACGCGGGGAAACTCGTGCACGAATACTCCGACTTTGAAAGCCATGTGGATCTCAACAGGGCGGGAGTACCGCTTGTGGAGATAGTCAGCGAGCCCGACATCTCAACTGCTGAAGAAGCGGTTGAATACGTAAGGAAACTTAGGACAATCCTCAGGTATATCGAGGTTTGCGACGGGAACATGGAGGAAGGAAGCCTGCGCTGCGACGCGAACGTCTCCGTGCGGCCGGCAGGGCAGAGCGAACTCGGAACTAAAACTGAGATCAAAAATCTTAATTCCTTCCGCTTCATACAAAGGGCCATAGAATACGAAATAAAGAGACAGGAGGCGGTTCTGCGAAGTGGCGGAAAGGTGGTCCAGGAAACAAGGCTTTTCGACTCCCAAAAAGGGGTCACGTTCGCAATGAGATCAAAAGAGGAGGCTCACGACTACAGATACTTCCCGGACCCGGACCTTCTCCCGGTTGTGGTGGTGGAAGATTATCTGGAGAGAATCCGCCTGTCCCTCCCGGAACTTCCCGAAGAAAAACTCAGCAGATTCGTGGATGAATTCAATATACCGAGAAACGATGCCGAGACGCTTTCATCTTCAAGACCGCTTGCCGAATACTTTGAAGAGTGTGCAAAACACACGAAAGACAAGAAGGCGGCGAGTAACTGGATATTAAACGAGATGCTTAGAGAAGTGGAGAACGAAGACAGCATAGCAGAATTTCCGGTCAAGCCCGAGAACCTCGCCGAACTGCTTAACCTTATCGGGGAAGGAAAAATAAACCGCAAGACCGCCAAGGAAATATTCTCCGAGATGATAAGCGGGGGAAAACGCGCAGAAGAAATAGTAACCGAAAAGGGACTTGCCCAGATTACCGATGAAGACGAGATCTCTTCTATTATAAGCAAAATAATCGAAGAAAATCCGAAGGAAGTCGAGAGATATAGGAACGGGGACACAAAGCTCCTCAGTTTTTTCGTCGGTCAGGTGATGAAGGCAACAAGGGGAAAAGCCGATCCCGCAGTAGTAAATCAAACGCTCAGAAATTCTCTCGGATAATCTATGGGTGCGCGTGAACATATGCGCCAACGCATTTGCACGGCACCGTTCATCCTCTCTCGCTAGGCTTCGTCATCGGCACCGCGTTCGTGAAGGAGGTTCTTGGACAGCTGCTTCGCCTCGTCAAGAGTGTCCACAAAATTCCCGGCGGGGACACGGTGGAAGACCTTGAGAGATTGCAGGACTTTACCCACGTCACCAGACAGGCCCAACACGATACAGGCGGTGTCATCATCAATGGCAGACTGGACGAGTTCCTCAATCGCAAGCGCAGCGCTATCGTCCACGTTGGTGGTCTCGGAGAAGTCGAGGATGATGACGTCGTGATCCTCGATGTCCGCAGCAATAACTCGGGTCAGTTCGTTTGCGGAAGCGATCGAGAAACTTCCTCTTAACTTGATGAATCCGACGGGCAGG
Proteins encoded in this window:
- a CDS encoding MotA/TolQ/ExbB proton channel family protein, coding for MDAIIDLFTKGGIYIFPLILCSIFGLAIFLQKLQLLQRKKLLPEEFLSSLYETVETKGLEEAKSLSASNDSAVAKMALAAAQNSGKSKEEMHEAIEAAGKNEAQGLEKYIETLLTISSISTLIGLLGTISGMIKVFAVISEKDIVDPPSLAGGISEALYTTALGLTIAIPALIAYKYTDGKFKEIISELEDEGKKILETFSAKASL
- a CDS encoding biopolymer transporter ExbD codes for the protein MKFSQRKSGSRSGIDMAPIVDVIFNLLIFFALTLNFAISSGIKVNLPKATGEIVEIKDVNIHIAKDGKVYFNDMLMRSERSLKREFEKIPNKDTLVIIRADSQAMHGPVVSTMDLAKTQGFSKIAIGVEPKR
- a CDS encoding bile acid:sodium symporter family protein produces the protein MKLNSTKSALTSLTDLITKFFILWIILFSAVAYFFPSVFRDLGFLIVPMLAVIMFAMGITLKTDDFRRVFSRPLEILTGVFAQYAVMPLLGFLLVFAFGTPPLVAAGVVLVGSCPGGTASNVITYLARGDLALSVTLTSVSTLLCPFFLPALMYVYAGRWIDVPVADLFISALQIVLLPVLLGVVLRKLLGRKSEAVLPFLPSVSCLVIAFVVGIVVALNAESIKTIGAMVFLIVIIHNALGLTCGYFIAKAMGFGESSARAISVEVGMQNSGLAVALSQLHFGYLSALPAALFSIWHNISGAVIAWLWRNKRINEER
- a CDS encoding DMT family transporter; the encoded protein is MKNDKKEKLPIRGYLFLIATAFFTALSYAIGKALERSDLHPETTTFFWFFGAFIVALILFPFLRSQRKELRRIREYRAIFIWSSVITSAGAALWMVALWTIGPALTSFLMKAQTLFALLLGIIFLGERLNKGESVGIALTVAGGAVVAYQREDYLIFGTAMALGAAFLYSFLSFMVKKIAQDLNMLTVATLRTLGVSIVLFIYLILTGTFQPPSLEQAFVMACGGACGAYIAKGSQFHAIKLLDISRTTAVMPMESIFVLILAHVFFDDLPSITKLLGGASIIVGVVFLVLFRGQKNDILGK
- a CDS encoding D-alanine--D-alanine ligase: MSRKTIVVLFGGVSVEHEVSLVSSKFIISNLDPSKFSLLPVLISKDGRWQRAVLDNWQEGHPPAVVPDSEIVPMLYGSPPGRFAEIVNGEIKEIFSVDAVFPVLHGTFGEDGSVQGLIDLMGVPCVGVDLLGSSLCIDKIVSKAILRDNGIPVVPFFGFSGTDWQNDKEAVLRRIEDEIGFPCFVKSSNLGSSVGVSRVNSPEAIAEAVEASFDFSERVIVERAVKNLREIEVSVIGNQDPQASVPGELVVEGGFYDYQKKYHDESTQFRIPCDLDPETQERVRTLALASYTALCCTGMARVDFLVDADTDQVFVSEINTIPGFTPISMYPKLWEASGLCVGEMLEMLVELAEQRHRMRRELRTDFSGSS
- a CDS encoding LysM peptidoglycan-binding domain-containing protein — its product is MDGISAEKINMNLTVILSILLAVFFPWASVTASSLTQLPEQFQEAQAKSAELTEEASEAEPADTLRNPEDKSKKAEETAKTDTDPAAQSPLSSDEQGPQAQQTEPGTEEISEDEPTDALQAYEDIKFEIKRNSKVDRYIRRFSGKGKRNFAVILKRSGKYLPEIKEMLRSEGVPQEIAYLPIIESGFNPRAVSKKNAVGLWQFIRPTGLKYGLKINYWVDERMHAEKSTLAAARYLRKLYEEFGSWELALAAYNCGEKRVAKAIRRTGSTDFWTVSRRLPRETRNYVPKFNAALIIAKNPEKYGFRITETGRDYEAVSVPPRKSIAEIANLLDMGYKEISNYNPSLVGLSTPPGKSYKLKVPKGYGEKLLAVKSEVETLKDVKTPFRTRPVRYTVKTDDSLWKIARKFGTSVEKLKYANDLSGTIIRPGQRLKIPARGNVIYVKHKIRPGENIYVLAKRYGTSIDEIKRANNLKGSLIIAGKTLSIPQRLFHSYVPQDVPKKVHHKIIPGDTLSELALRYRVSVSQIKRWNNMSSTMLIAGRNLVIYK
- a CDS encoding PIG-L family deacetylase, which codes for MQETKALIVSPHPDDLEIGMGGTACLLLEKGVDVVSFVVTDGRRSANPLGISQEELVQTREREVRTSSEILGVKVSLLGFSDMESDSNKREFSSRMAEIITNLRPGEIYLPHPEIDKHRTHRTVSRLTLDCLDAALGESPFECECWFYEVWTPFPSYDRIEDITSFADRKRQAIEAHMSQTSYKDYTDGIMGLNRYRGAFHDTTDGFAPLWAEVFIKHDSG
- the gatB gene encoding Asp-tRNA(Asn)/Glu-tRNA(Gln) amidotransferase subunit GatB, whose product is MEYEAVIGLEVHAQLATESKIFSSSSTKFGSPPNSQVNPVCLGMPGVLPVFNERVLEYAIKAGLATNCEIAQKSRFARKNYFYPDLPKGYQISQYDEPLCLRGHLEIDLGDGKKKIRITRIHLEEDAGKLVHEYSDFESHVDLNRAGVPLVEIVSEPDISTAEEAVEYVRKLRTILRYIEVCDGNMEEGSLRCDANVSVRPAGQSELGTKTEIKNLNSFRFIQRAIEYEIKRQEAVLRSGGKVVQETRLFDSQKGVTFAMRSKEEAHDYRYFPDPDLLPVVVVEDYLERIRLSLPELPEEKLSRFVDEFNIPRNDAETLSSSRPLAEYFEECAKHTKDKKAASNWILNEMLREVENEDSIAEFPVKPENLAELLNLIGEGKINRKTAKEIFSEMISGGKRAEEIVTEKGLAQITDEDEISSIISKIIEENPKEVERYRNGDTKLLSFFVGQVMKATRGKADPAVVNQTLRNSLG